In the genome of Quercus robur chromosome 3, dhQueRobu3.1, whole genome shotgun sequence, one region contains:
- the LOC126717158 gene encoding uncharacterized protein LOC126717158 isoform X1 yields the protein MAYLAAEHAHVLLKVVLICSFCSLFWCVVGPYLFKENSTVDTSSCPPCRVCDCSLDNFHSISLDVLNSSFSDCDKNNPEMDKELKKDLVDLLSEELNLQKDVANESIAHTKVLILDATKTLSHYQKEAEKCNVGMETCEEGREKAERELIEERKLSALWEKRARKHGWNDSRKVQCWN from the exons ATGGCTTATTTAGCAGCAGAGCATGCTCATGTTCTTTTGAAGGTGGTGTTGATTTGCTCATTTTGTAGTTTGTTTTGGTGCGTAGTTGGACCGTATCTCTTTAAGGAGAATTCAACTGTTGATACTTCTTCATGTCCTCCATGCCGCGTTTGTGATTGCTCTTTAGACAATTTCCACTCCATATCTTTAG ATGTTCTCAACAGCTCATTTTCAG ACTGTGATAAAAATAATCCCGAGATGGATAAGGAATTGAAGAAGGATTTAGTAGATTTACTGTCAGAGGAGCTAAATTTACAGAAAGATGTTGCTAATGAAAGTATTGCACACACCAAGGTTTTAATACTTGATGCTACAAAAACCTTGTCACACTATCAAAAGGAGGCAGAAAAGTGCAATGTTGGAATGGAAACTTGTGAAGAAGGAAGGGAAAAGGCTGAAAGAGAACTCATAGAGGAGCGCAAGCTTTCTGCATTGTGGGAGAAACGAGCTCGTAAACATGGCTGGAATGACAGTAGAAAAGTGCAATGCTGGAATTGA
- the LOC126717158 gene encoding uncharacterized protein LOC126717158 isoform X2 — protein MVGPYLFKENSTVDTSSCPPCRVCDCSLDNFHSISLDVLNSSFSDCDKNNPEMDKELKKDLVDLLSEELNLQKDVANESIAHTKVLILDATKTLSHYQKEAEKCNVGMETCEEGREKAERELIEERKLSALWEKRARKHGWNDSRKVQCWN, from the exons atgg TTGGACCGTATCTCTTTAAGGAGAATTCAACTGTTGATACTTCTTCATGTCCTCCATGCCGCGTTTGTGATTGCTCTTTAGACAATTTCCACTCCATATCTTTAG ATGTTCTCAACAGCTCATTTTCAG ACTGTGATAAAAATAATCCCGAGATGGATAAGGAATTGAAGAAGGATTTAGTAGATTTACTGTCAGAGGAGCTAAATTTACAGAAAGATGTTGCTAATGAAAGTATTGCACACACCAAGGTTTTAATACTTGATGCTACAAAAACCTTGTCACACTATCAAAAGGAGGCAGAAAAGTGCAATGTTGGAATGGAAACTTGTGAAGAAGGAAGGGAAAAGGCTGAAAGAGAACTCATAGAGGAGCGCAAGCTTTCTGCATTGTGGGAGAAACGAGCTCGTAAACATGGCTGGAATGACAGTAGAAAAGTGCAATGCTGGAATTGA